The following coding sequences lie in one Lolium perenne isolate Kyuss_39 chromosome 2, Kyuss_2.0, whole genome shotgun sequence genomic window:
- the LOC127333107 gene encoding transcription factor MYB41, with amino-acid sequence MGRAPCCERTGLKKGPWTQEEDEKLVAYIKKHGQGNWRTMPKNAGLERCGKSCRLRWTNYLRPDIKRGRFSFEEEETIIQLHSILGNKWSAIAARLPGRTDNEIKNYWNTHIRKRLLRMGLDPVTHAPRLDLLDLSALLKPAAAYYPTQGDLDTLRALEPLAGYPDLLRLASTLLAAPTPASTTAEQQMLLPWLIQAQMAQQASNQQAPPQHATGADQFMPPNSAYQMPALVHANPAHQDHMVACGDYTHLPAYDGQVDYMPPLMQMVSDTSNQQWSGTVSSSNNNCNVGSGVSTPSSSPAAGRVNSASTTTTFCASASSFDAISAADTAGLFDMHLSDLLDVSDYM; translated from the exons ATGGGGCGCGCGCCGTGCTGCGAGAGGACTGGGCTGAAGAAGGGGCCGTGGACGCAGGAGGAGGACGAGAAGCTCGTCGCCTACATCAAGAAGCACGGCCAGGGGAACTGGCGCACCATGCCCAAGAATGCCG GCCTGGAGCGTTGCGGGAAgagctgccggctgcgttggacaAACTACCTCCGGCCGGACATCAAGCGCGGCCgcttctccttcgaggaggaggAGACCATCATCCAGCTCCACAGCATCCTCggcaacaa GTGGTCAGCCATTGCGGCGCGGCTGCCGGGACGCACGGACAACGAGATCAAGAACTACTGGAACACGCACATCCGCAAGCGCCTCCTCCGCATGGGCCTCGACCCCGTCACCCATGCGCCGCGCCTCGACCTCCTCGACCTCTCCGCGCTGCTCAAGCCCGCGGCCGCCTACTACCCCACGCAGGGCGACCTCGACACGCTCCGCGCGCTCGAGCCGCTCGCCGGCTACCCGGACCTCCTCCGCCTCGCCTCCACCCTCCTCGCCGCGCCGACGCCCGCCTCCACCACGGCCGAGCAGCAGATGCTCCTGCCCTGGCTCATCCAAGCGCAGATGGCGCAGCAGGCCTCGAATCAGCAGGCGCCGCCGCAGCATGCCACGGGTGCAGACCAGTTCATGCCGCCCAACTCGGCGTACCAAATGCCAGCCCTGGTCCACGCGAACCCCGCGCACCAGGATCACATGGTGGCCTGCGGTGACTACACGCACCTCCCTGCCTACGATGGCCAGGTCGACTACATGCCGCCGCTGATGCAGATGGTGTCAGACACGTCCAACCAGCAGTGGAGCGGCACGgtcagcagcagcaacaacaactgCAACGTCGGCTCCGGCGTGTCCACGCCGTCGTCGAGCCCCGCTGCGGGGCGCGTGAACTCGGCTTCGACGACGACAACGTTCTGCGCGAGCGCCAGCAGTTTTGACGCCATCAGCGCCGCCGACACCGCCGGGCTGTTCGACATGCACCTGTCCGATCTCCTTGATGTGAGCGACTACATGTAG